A window of the Tunturibacter empetritectus genome harbors these coding sequences:
- a CDS encoding rod shape-determining protein has protein sequence MSSNSFQMRYSRIHNMRSLFSLFSSDLAIDLGTANTLVFAHGKGIIVNEPSIIAVNKITNEVEAVGKEAKEMLGRTPGNIVAIKPMKDGVIADFRHTEKMLNYFIQKAHNRKMMVHPRIVIGVPSEITQVEKRAVMDSAYRAKASEVHLVEQAMVAAIGAGLPITEPGGNMVVDIGGGTTDIAVISLAGIVYSRSVRMAGNQMDEAVMTYLKRKYNLLIGERTAEQIKISLGSAYPLDKPLSMEVKGRNLIEGVPKTITIEDSEIREALSESIATIINAIRVALERTPPELSADISDRGIVLTGGGALIKNLDKRIREETGLPVSIADDPLASVVLGTGKMLSDFKLLRKISID, from the coding sequence ATGTCTTCAAATAGTTTTCAGATGCGTTACTCCCGCATTCACAATATGCGGTCTCTTTTCAGCCTCTTTTCCAGCGACCTTGCTATCGACCTTGGCACGGCGAACACGCTCGTCTTCGCGCACGGCAAAGGCATCATCGTCAACGAGCCTTCGATCATCGCGGTGAACAAGATCACCAACGAGGTTGAGGCCGTCGGCAAAGAGGCCAAGGAGATGCTCGGCCGCACGCCCGGAAACATCGTCGCCATCAAGCCCATGAAAGACGGCGTCATCGCCGACTTCCGCCACACCGAAAAGATGCTGAACTACTTCATCCAGAAGGCGCACAACCGGAAGATGATGGTTCACCCGCGCATCGTCATCGGTGTCCCCTCCGAGATCACTCAGGTAGAAAAACGCGCCGTCATGGACTCCGCCTATCGCGCCAAGGCCTCCGAGGTTCACCTGGTCGAACAGGCCATGGTCGCCGCCATTGGCGCGGGTTTGCCCATCACCGAGCCCGGCGGAAACATGGTCGTCGACATCGGCGGCGGGACTACGGATATTGCAGTGATCTCACTCGCAGGCATCGTCTACTCTCGCTCCGTTCGCATGGCCGGAAACCAGATGGACGAGGCCGTGATGACCTACCTCAAGCGGAAGTACAACCTGCTCATCGGCGAGCGCACCGCAGAGCAGATCAAGATCTCCCTCGGCTCGGCCTATCCGCTCGATAAGCCCCTCTCCATGGAAGTCAAAGGCCGCAACCTCATTGAGGGCGTGCCGAAGACCATCACCATCGAAGACTCCGAGATCCGCGAAGCCCTCTCGGAGAGCATCGCAACCATCATCAATGCCATCCGCGTAGCACTAGAGCGGACCCCGCCCGAGCTCTCCGCAGACATCTCCGACCGCGGCATCGTCCTCACTGGCGGCGGCGCGCTCATCAAGAACCTCGACAAGCGCATCCGCGAGGAGACCGGGCTTCCCGTCTCCATCGCCGATGATCCCCTCGCCTCGGTGGTGCTGGGAACAGGAAAGATGCTCTCCGACTTCAAACTGCTCCGTAAGATCTCTATCGACTAG